A genomic region of Bactrocera dorsalis isolate Fly_Bdor chromosome 3, ASM2337382v1, whole genome shotgun sequence contains the following coding sequences:
- the LOC125777382 gene encoding uncharacterized protein LOC125777382: protein MVNWLYFTYMFFIVIILTFFIGEEMSQFRIAEPHSQCMATQLQHNISGDTTLVLQKILESLGRIEPRQEYMINLLSPVETALVEKMPERAEIQAQGQLLREYKVLSTKTHCSVSRITGVGAHQAYSDAIAAFILNLKSTKDSIEKVMQSLFSDELVWLYNYDGKAGKKALNKLEIADITLAAFASMHDKKNLAARHFVSLSHNRYKHINGNIRN from the exons ATGGTAAATTGGCTTTATTTTACTTACATGTTTTTCATTGTAATCATTTTAACTTTCTTTATAGGAGAAGAAATGAGCCAATTTCGTATCGCCGAGCCCCATTCGCAGTGTATGGCCACCCAACTTCAACATAATATAAGTGGCGATACTACCTTGGTACTGCAGAAAATCCTTGAAAGCCTTGGTAGAATAGAACCTCGACAAGAATACATGATAAATTTGTTATCACCTGTAGAAACCGCTCTCGTTGAGAag aTGCCAGAACGTGCTGAGATCCAAGCACAAGGTCAATTGTTGAGGGAGTATAAGGTGCTCTCGACAAAAACCCACTGCAGTGTAAGCCGCATCACTGGTGTAGGAGCACACCAAGCTTACTCTGACGCTATC GCGGCCTTTATCCTAAATCTAAAATCCACCAAGGACTCGATAGAGAAGGTTATGCAGTCCTTATTTAGTGACGAGTTGGTGTGGCTATACAACTACGATGGAAAAGCGGGGAAAAAGGCcttaaataaattagaaatagcGGATATCACTCTCG cTGCATTTGCAAGTATGCATGATAAGAAAAATTTAGCTGCAAGACATTTTGTTAGTTTAAGCCATAATCGTTATAAACATATTAATGGTAATATAAGGAATTag